In Mytilus edulis chromosome 7, xbMytEdul2.2, whole genome shotgun sequence, a single genomic region encodes these proteins:
- the LOC139483147 gene encoding F-box/LRR-repeat protein 14-like: protein MNIGDLPPELLVKIFSHLSQDDLFTVIDQVCVNWREQLLNEPSLWRKINFPYHVWIDFSKYTKQFTNIATHIQELTIAEHRLQQVLNYGGNIEFSNLKVIHISLDTYDFCNEIVKRCPVIETVGLSIQDALRVDIEKCLKILESITLKGLLIEYRGEREKFNRAMTSFIRQQPALQELTITTEKIFADNVFKDLFKWCPKITKFRCGEDCISNSVFTESEEPLDLTDLSVTGAFDFNDDGLSSATSRSRNLTSLDITGCTNISNEGFRYISENCRSLKNLTFGSKFIDLIPLAIGSESLSVIAAGCQLLESLSVRQCSIDDLGVTRIAQCCRNIKVIDFHFCPMITDVSLFAIADNCVHLDTASFTLADGITIKGVIAPILSCLKLYRLRFGFCKNITHVPDTAEDFAPDEPEQERGVIRRYFEKVNTINRDGVDINLSHLKILQLPCPNITTRTILQLAVLCPDLERLDTGRSRLNFNQEEKEQLMSSCRLLSYEEE, encoded by the coding sequence ATGAATATTGGGGATCTTCCTCCAGAGCTTCTTGTTAAGATCTTTTCACATCTATCACAAGACGACCTATTTACGGTAATTGACCAAGTTTGCGTAAATTGGAGGGAGCAGTTATTAAATGAACCATCTCTATGGAGAAAAATCAACTTCCCGTATCACGTCTGGattgatttttcaaaatatacaaaacaatttacaaacattGCTACACACATTCAGGAGCTGACAATAGCTGAACACCGATTACAGCAAGTCTTAAATTATGGCGGGAACATTGAATTTTCAAATCTGAAAGTGATCCATATCAGTTTAGATACTTATGACTTTTGTAATGAAATTGTCAAAAGATGTCCAGTTATTGAGACAGTTGGGCTCTCCATACAGGATGCGTTACGAGTAGACatagaaaaatgcttgaaaatattGGAAAGCATAACGCTCAAAGGACTTCTCATTGAATATCGCGGGGAAAGAGAAAAGTTTAACCGTgcaatgacatcatttataaGGCAACAACCAGCCTTGCAGGAATTGACAATCACTACGGAGAAAATATTCGCAGATAatgtttttaaagatttgtttaaatggtgtccaaaaataacaaaatttcgtTGTGGGGAAGACTGCATATCTAATTCTGTATTTACAGAGAGTGAAGAACCACTTGATTTAACAGATTTGTCAGTAACAGGTGCTTTTGATTTTAACGACGATGGTTTAAGTTCAGCAACAAGTAGGTCGAGAAACTTGACATCATTGGATATTACTGGCTGTACAAATATATCTAATGAAGGATTTCGTTATATTTCTGAAAACTGTCGAAGTTTGAAGAATTTAACGTTTGGTTCAAAATTTATTGACTTAATACCTTTGGCAATTGGAAGCGAAAGCTTAAGCGTTATAGCAGCTGGATGTCAACTTTTGGAGTCACTGTCTGTCAGGCAGTGTAGTATAGATGATTTAGGCGTAACACGTATAGCACAGTGCTGTAGAAATATCAAGGTCATAGACTTTCACTTTTGTCCAATGATAACAGATGTATCACTCTTCGCCATTGCAGACAATTGCGTACATCTTGATACGGCTAGTTTTACTTTAGCAGACGGCATCACCATTAAAGGTGTAATTGCACCCATTTTGTCCTGTCTAAAACTGTATAGACTAAGATTTGGTTTCTGTAAGAATATAACACACGTACCTGACACAGCTGAAGACTTTGCACCCGATGAACCCGAGCAAGAACGAGGTGTAATTCGCAGATACTTTGAAAAAGTTAACACTATAAACCGAGACGGTGTTGATATAAATCTTTCTCATTTGAAAATACTTCAGTTGCCATGTCCGAATATTACAACACGGACTATTCTACAGCTTGCAGTTCTGTGTCCAGATTTAGAGCGTTTGGATACAGGTCGGTCTCGTCTAAATTTTAACCAGGAAGAAAAAGAACAACTTATGTCTTCGTGTAGATTGTTGAGTTATGAAGAAGAGTGA